The genomic DNA GTGCCCGGGAAGGGATTGAACGGGATCAGATTGACCTTGCCCGAGCCCTTGGCCTGCACCGCGTTGTCGAACTGGCGCATCAACCGGGCCAGTGCACGGGCGTGCTCGGGCTGGTCGTTGATGCCCTTCATCAGGGTGTATTCGAAGGTCACCGATTCGCGGCGCTTGTTGCCACGCAGGTAGCGCGCACAAGACGCCATCAGATCAGCGATCGGGTACTTCCGGTTCAGCGGCACGAGGGTCTCGCGCAGCTCATCGGTCGGCGCGTGCAGGGACACCGCCAGCGACACATCGCTTTCGGTGGACAGCCGATCGATCATCGGCACCAGGCCGGAGGTGGACAGGGTCACCCGCTTGTTGGCGAGGCCATAGCCCAGGTCGTCGCGCATCACGTTCATCGCGCGCACGACGTTGTCGAAATTCATCAGTGGCTCGCCCATGCCCATCATCACCACGTTGGTGAGACGGCGCATCAGGTGCGGCACGTTGCCCAGGTGGCGCGCGGCAATCCATACCTGGCCGATGATCTCGGCGGTGGACAGATTGCGGTTGAAGCCCTGGGTGGCGGTCGAACAGAACGTGCAGTTCAGCGCACAGCCCACCTGCGAGGAAACGCACAGCGTGCCGCGGCTCTTGTCCGGAATGTAGACCGCTTCGATGGCGTTCTTGCCATCGTTGCCCATCGCCAGCAACCACTTGTGGGTGCCGTCGGCGGACGGTTTGTCGAACACGATGTTCGGAACCAGCACCTCGGCATGTTCCTGCAGCTTGGCGCGCAGTCCCTTGCCGAGGTCGGTCATTTCATCGAAATCGGTGACGTAGCGATGGTGGATCCACTTCATCACCTGATGTGCCCGGAACTTCTGTTCGCCGAGTTTTTCGACGAAAAAACGCTCCAGGCCCGCGCGATCGAGGTCGAGCAGGTTCTGCTTGCCAGCCGTGGGTGCCGACTTCGGCAGCGGCTGGATGGCGGGTGTCTGTACGACCTCGTTCACGGCAACCTCTTAACGGGAGACCACTTCCGTGGCGGCAAAGAAGTAAGCGATTTCGTTGGTGGCGTTCTCGACCGAGTCCGAGCCGTGGGCGGCATTGGCATCGATGGATTCAGCGAAATCAGCGCGGATGGTGCCGGCCGCGGCTTCCTTCGGATTGGTGGCGCCCAGCAGGTCGCGGTGGGCCAGGACGGCGTTCTCGCCTTCCAGGGCCTGGATCATCACCGGGCCGGAGATCATGAACTCGACCAGCGCGTTGAAGAACGGGCGCTCGCGGTGCACGGCGTAGAAGCCTTCGGCTTCGCGGCGCGACAGCTGCTTGTACTTGGCAGCGACGACCTTCAGGCCGGCCTTTTCGAAGCGGGCGTAGATTTCACCGATGACGTTCTTTGCGACGGCGTCGGGCTTGATGATCGAAAGGGTGCGCTCCAGCGCCATGGTGGTATCTCCGAGATCCGGGCCACTCAAGGCCCGAGGGTAGCATGAAAAAAACCCACGTCGAAACGCGGGCTTAGGCTGATATACGTAGGCTTATTGTAGCGCCTCGCCGCAATACACGGTAGCCCCGGCCATTCATCTGCGGCCGGGGATGAACGGTGGCGGCATGATGCTGCGACGCACAATGCATTGCGCCGGGCCCCGGGTCTAATATCAAACAATCGTTTGATTGAACCCTGTTCTCCATGGCCAGACCTGCCCACTTCTCCACCAAAGACCGCATCCTCGGCGCCGCCGAGGCGTTGTTTGCGCTGCATGGCTTTGCCGGGACGTCGCTGCGCCAGGTGACCAGCCAGGCTGACGTCAACATCGCAGCGGTCAACTATCACTTCGGATCCAAGGAAAACCTGGTCAACGAGGTGTTCCGTCGCCGCATGGACGAAATGACCGCCGCGCGGATGGCGCAGCTGGAGAAAGCACGCAGCGAGCATCCGGGCGAACTGCGGCCGGTGCTGGCCGCATTCGTCGAGCCGGCGCTGGCGATGGCGCAGGACAGCCAGAGCGGTGGCGCGTTCGTGCGCGTCATCGCCCGTGCCTATGCGGAGAAAAACGACAACCTGCGGCGCTTCCTGTCGGATCACTACGGCCACGTGCTGCGTGACTTCGGCCGTGCCATTTCCGCCTGCTTGCCGGATCTGAGCAAGGAAGAGCTGTACTGGCGCCTCGACTTTCTGGCCGGGTCGCTTACCTATGCGATGGCCGATTTCGGCCTGATCAAGCGGCCTGCCGGTGTCACCGAAGCCGCGCATGGTGCCCAGGCCGCACAGGAACTCATCCGTTTCGCCGAAGCCGGCTTCCGCGCGGCTGCACGCAGCGCCGCGATGTCCGCCAACCCGGCTGCCACCCCACCTTCCCTTTCCACCCAGTAACTGCTGACCAACCAAGGCTTATCGACATGTCCAATTCCCTGCTAGTCCGCCGCGCCGCCGTGCTGGGTGCCGGCGTCATGGGCGCCCAGATCGCAGCCCACCTGACCAACGCCGGCGTCGACACCGTGCTGTTCGACCTGCCCGCCAAGGAAGGCCCTGCCGACGGCATCGTGCTGAAGGCGATCGCCAACCTGGGCAAGCTCAGCCCTGCCCCGCTCGCCAGCAAGTCCTACGCCGAGGCGATCACGCCGGCCAATTACGAGAGCGGGCTGGAGCAGCTGCGCGACTGCGACCTGATCATCGAAGCCATCGCCGAGCGGATGGACTGGAAGCAGGACCTGTACAAGAAGATCGCGCCGTTCGTGGCCGACCACGCCGTGCTGGCCTCCAACACCTCCGGCCTGGGCATCAACAAGCTGGCCGACGTGCTGCCCGAACAGCTGCGCCACCGCTTCTGCGGCGTGCATTTCTTCAACCCGCCGCGCTACATGCACCTGGCCGAGCTGATCCCGGCGTCCACCACCGACGCCAGCGTGCTGGAGGGCCTGGAAAGCTTCCTGGTCACCACCCTGGGCAAGGGCGTGGTGTACGCCAAGGACACCCCGAACTTCATCGGCAACCGCATCGGGGTGTTCTCGATCCTGTCCACCATCCACCACACCCAGGAATTCGGCTTGGGCTTCGACGAAGTCGACGGCCTGACCGGTCCGCTGGTCGGCCGCCCGAAGTCGGCGACCTACCGCACCTCCGATGTGGTCGGCCTGGACACCATGGCGCACGTGATCAAGACCATGGGCGACACCCTGCCCAACGATCCGTGGCACGCGTTCTTCAAATCGCCGAAGTGGCTCGACGCGCTGATTTCCAAGGGCGCACTGGGCCAGAAGACCGGCGCGGGCATCTTCCGCAAGGTCGGCAAGGACATCATGGTGCTGGACCTGGAAAAGCAGGACTACCGCGCCGCTGACCGGACCGCTGCAGCGGAAGTGGTCGAGATCCTGAAGATCAAGAATCCGGCGGAGAAGTTCGCCAAGCTGCGCGAGAGCCAGCACCCGCAGGCACAGTTCCTGTGGGCCACCTTCCGCGACCTGTTCCACTACAGCGCGTATCACCT from Stenotrophomonas sp. 169 includes the following:
- the rlmN gene encoding 23S rRNA (adenine(2503)-C(2))-methyltransferase RlmN, coding for MNEVVQTPAIQPLPKSAPTAGKQNLLDLDRAGLERFFVEKLGEQKFRAHQVMKWIHHRYVTDFDEMTDLGKGLRAKLQEHAEVLVPNIVFDKPSADGTHKWLLAMGNDGKNAIEAVYIPDKSRGTLCVSSQVGCALNCTFCSTATQGFNRNLSTAEIIGQVWIAARHLGNVPHLMRRLTNVVMMGMGEPLMNFDNVVRAMNVMRDDLGYGLANKRVTLSTSGLVPMIDRLSTESDVSLAVSLHAPTDELRETLVPLNRKYPIADLMASCARYLRGNKRRESVTFEYTLMKGINDQPEHARALARLMRQFDNAVQAKGSGKVNLIPFNPFPGTRYERSDDVQIRAFQTILLDNNVLTMVRRTRGDDIDAACGQLKGQVMDRTRRQAEFNKTLDALENLRTGRDAAA
- the ndk gene encoding nucleoside-diphosphate kinase, which translates into the protein MALERTLSIIKPDAVAKNVIGEIYARFEKAGLKVVAAKYKQLSRREAEGFYAVHRERPFFNALVEFMISGPVMIQALEGENAVLAHRDLLGATNPKEAAAGTIRADFAESIDANAAHGSDSVENATNEIAYFFAATEVVSR
- a CDS encoding TetR family transcriptional regulator, whose amino-acid sequence is MARPAHFSTKDRILGAAEALFALHGFAGTSLRQVTSQADVNIAAVNYHFGSKENLVNEVFRRRMDEMTAARMAQLEKARSEHPGELRPVLAAFVEPALAMAQDSQSGGAFVRVIARAYAEKNDNLRRFLSDHYGHVLRDFGRAISACLPDLSKEELYWRLDFLAGSLTYAMADFGLIKRPAGVTEAAHGAQAAQELIRFAEAGFRAAARSAAMSANPAATPPSLSTQ